The Ammoniphilus oxalaticus genome contains a region encoding:
- a CDS encoding amidohydrolase family protein — MRTIIQGGTLVYGGGLKQEDMLIVDGKIEAIKQRIRLSGAERIIDARSYYALPGFISSQHQAGADPHDGHGVTAYVRSLESAERAPVALFPYDYVFQATLTEPLSIPLLEELQRKQVKVVTLPSTMVNAIDWQRWKCRLRRYGMVLEVDKADDPLPQLSEVPLIVPFSGHRRPPRSRDVYKVSGGPQLTAWEKIVSKRDPLVFGGYWLDTQEYRLPRLISECEARSFLIRLVKTRASIPAKLFGIYPQKGSLRVGADADFLLVAKRHLVSGQGTLFKPDQTWISGKPVAEQGLQPRAGRLLTRHRTYAFSY; from the coding sequence ATGAGGACGATTATTCAAGGTGGAACGCTCGTATACGGCGGTGGTTTAAAGCAAGAGGACATGTTGATTGTGGATGGAAAAATTGAAGCGATCAAGCAGCGAATTCGACTAAGCGGAGCGGAACGGATCATCGATGCGAGATCATATTATGCGCTGCCAGGGTTTATTTCGAGTCAACACCAAGCAGGGGCGGATCCGCATGATGGGCACGGGGTGACGGCTTATGTTCGTTCATTAGAAAGCGCTGAGCGCGCCCCTGTCGCTTTATTCCCGTATGATTACGTGTTTCAAGCGACGTTAACGGAGCCGTTGAGTATTCCTTTACTTGAGGAATTGCAACGCAAACAAGTAAAGGTAGTCACGTTGCCGTCGACAATGGTCAATGCCATCGATTGGCAACGGTGGAAATGCCGTTTGCGACGATATGGCATGGTGCTTGAAGTAGACAAAGCGGATGATCCGTTGCCGCAATTGAGCGAAGTGCCGCTGATCGTTCCTTTTTCAGGACATCGGCGTCCGCCGCGTTCGCGGGATGTGTACAAAGTGAGCGGGGGACCACAGCTGACCGCCTGGGAAAAAATCGTTAGCAAACGGGATCCGCTCGTATTCGGAGGGTACTGGCTCGATACGCAAGAATATCGCTTGCCGCGGTTGATAAGTGAATGTGAAGCGCGTTCTTTTTTAATTCGACTCGTGAAGACAAGGGCGAGCATCCCCGCTAAATTATTCGGTATTTATCCGCAAAAAGGATCGTTGCGGGTCGGAGCCGACGCTGATTTTTTACTCGTTGCCAAGCGCCATTTAGTAAGTGGACAGGGAACGCTTTTTAAACCGGATCAAACATGGATTAGCGGCAAGCCTGTCGCCGAACAAGGCCTTCAACCGCGGGCAGGGCGACTATTAACGCGCCATCGCACATATGCATTTAGTTATTAA
- a CDS encoding RNA polymerase sigma factor produces MLSDSQLIREIKDGRVEYYEQIIKRYERRIMAFIIHMLNTTHLDHLAEDLCQETFYKAYRSLQTFRDEEASFSTWLYTIARNTVLSELRKSRNSEVYIEDSKLDPITTYEQLPEHELLRTEREKLVRLAIGNLPDKQRQAIILREYEDRDYKEIANRLDSTVSSVKSLLFRARTSIKNQLEAYVVEEGSAEGLTKT; encoded by the coding sequence ATGTTATCAGATTCCCAGTTGATCAGAGAAATTAAAGATGGTCGTGTCGAATATTACGAGCAAATCATCAAGCGGTATGAAAGGCGAATTATGGCGTTCATCATACATATGTTAAATACAACCCATCTGGATCACCTCGCCGAGGACTTGTGTCAGGAAACATTTTATAAAGCCTATCGGAGTTTACAAACGTTTCGCGATGAGGAAGCTTCTTTTTCGACTTGGCTGTATACGATTGCTCGGAATACGGTTTTAAGCGAGTTGCGTAAGAGCCGTAATTCTGAAGTGTATATTGAGGATAGTAAATTAGATCCGATCACTACCTATGAACAGTTGCCCGAGCATGAGTTGTTACGCACAGAACGGGAAAAGTTGGTGCGGCTAGCGATTGGCAATTTGCCGGATAAACAACGCCAGGCGATCATTTTACGCGAATATGAAGATCGTGATTATAAAGAAATTGCGAATCGGTTAGATTCAACGGTAAGTTCGGTGAAATCTTTGTTGTTTCGAGCTCGAACAAGTATAAAAAATCAATTAGAAGCCTACGTTGTTGAAGAAGGCAGCGCGGAGGGGTTGACGAAAACATGA
- a CDS encoding zf-HC2 domain-containing protein, whose translation MRCSDAVHLMAGYVEQTLPEHSMRAMKHHLRICENCRMESVIWKESSVLFNMGFADESRPAKVDGLESSVTAEGVMARLAKEERWSFPITRRVFRLPPSMKRWVTTLSILFMLVFGLLMYATLEADRGIVVDGDWQQLTASNVVLSIDQLSASSKQPEPAAKKDIRYHMIAGVGDPLQFNRYREATAPNVGLVGGFLGIMITVVSMSWLSRTG comes from the coding sequence ATGAGATGCTCAGATGCTGTTCATTTGATGGCGGGGTATGTCGAACAAACGTTACCCGAACATTCGATGAGAGCGATGAAGCATCATTTACGGATTTGTGAAAACTGTCGAATGGAATCTGTGATCTGGAAAGAAAGCAGTGTTCTATTCAACATGGGATTTGCAGACGAGTCGCGACCTGCAAAGGTGGATGGGCTGGAATCGAGTGTGACGGCGGAGGGTGTTATGGCCCGTTTGGCCAAAGAAGAGAGATGGTCTTTTCCGATTACGCGTCGCGTTTTTCGACTGCCGCCATCCATGAAAAGATGGGTAACGACATTATCTATATTATTTATGTTGGTCTTTGGCTTGCTCATGTACGCGACGCTAGAGGCGGATCGCGGTATCGTCGTGGATGGGGATTGGCAGCAGCTAACCGCATCCAACGTCGTGTTGTCGATCGACCAATTATCGGCAAGCTCCAAACAGCCTGAGCCAGCCGCAAAAAAAGATATTCGGTATCATATGATCGCCGGGGTTGGCGATCCACTGCAGTTTAACCGTTACCGGGAAGCGACCGCGCCGAACGTCGGGTTAGTCGGTGGTTTCTTAGGGATTATGATTACCGTCGTGTCGATGAGCTGGTTGTCGCGGACGGGATAG
- a CDS encoding tetratricopeptide repeat protein gives MNGTIYEQIERAIEQIQTGEVEEGLGQLRGMLAYARQDPEVAFQLADIFYELGHLDTALTLLLELEPFFHDVSTDMQIEIRALRAEMLIDVGQLDQAMGELLQCLELEPDHIGVSVLLADLYLMQNLPEVACRYLERILETHEDEPDVAFILSELYVDLGEWEKALDLFEQLKGTEYEQRVAISKGNLFSQMGRFEEAYTLFQAVRAADPVSEEALLGCAVTALQLDQGQVAIELCDQLLALDEDHLGAYQVKGEALQKEDRLDAARTVFEQALSRNEHEDTIYLKLVELHFLMDDLEQAKNYLKHLFALDEQHEQGKEWQARLYDSRLN, from the coding sequence TTGAACGGAACAATTTACGAACAAATTGAGCGGGCGATTGAACAAATTCAAACGGGAGAAGTAGAGGAGGGGCTGGGGCAATTACGGGGGATGCTCGCTTACGCGCGACAAGATCCTGAGGTCGCTTTTCAACTCGCGGATATTTTTTATGAACTGGGTCACCTCGACACCGCTTTAACTTTGCTACTTGAGCTAGAACCTTTTTTCCATGACGTATCAACAGACATGCAAATCGAAATTCGGGCGTTGCGAGCGGAAATGCTGATTGACGTCGGGCAGTTGGACCAAGCGATGGGCGAACTGTTGCAATGTTTGGAGCTTGAGCCCGATCATATTGGCGTATCCGTGTTGCTGGCGGATCTTTATTTGATGCAAAATTTGCCTGAAGTGGCCTGCCGTTACTTGGAGCGCATTTTGGAAACGCATGAAGATGAACCCGATGTCGCGTTCATTCTGAGTGAACTTTATGTTGATTTAGGTGAGTGGGAAAAAGCGCTCGATTTGTTTGAACAACTGAAGGGCACGGAATACGAACAAAGAGTCGCGATTAGCAAAGGGAATCTGTTTAGCCAGATGGGACGCTTTGAGGAAGCGTATACGTTGTTTCAAGCTGTCCGCGCGGCGGACCCTGTGTCAGAGGAAGCATTGTTAGGGTGCGCTGTGACCGCGTTGCAACTTGATCAAGGGCAAGTCGCTATCGAGCTGTGCGATCAATTGTTAGCGTTGGACGAAGACCACCTTGGCGCCTATCAAGTAAAAGGGGAAGCCTTGCAAAAAGAAGACCGTCTCGATGCGGCCAGAACTGTTTTTGAACAAGCGTTGAGCCGCAATGAGCATGAAGACACGATTTATTTGAAATTAGTTGAACTTCATTTTTTGATGGATGACCTGGAGCAAGCTAAAAATTATTTAAAACACCTCTTCGCGTTGGACGAGCAACATGAGCAAGGAAAAGAATGGCAGGCTCGTTTGTACGATTCGCGACTCAACTAG